TCGGACAGGGGAAGCGGCGCGGGCTTGGCGCCGATCGCCTCCATCAGCGCGGCCGTCTGTGGGTTGTGCACGCGCAGCTTCTTGCCCTTGAAGTCCTCCAACGTGCGGATCGGCTCCTTGGAGAACAGCGCCTGGCTGCACCAGGCGCCCTCGGCCAGCACTACCGAGTTCCAGTTCTCTTCCCACAGCTGGGCGACATCGTCGCACCAGAACGATTCGCACAGGTAGGCGTACTCGGCCATGTTGTCGACGAGGCCGGGCAGGTTGAAGAGGCCCATGCGGGGGTCTTCGCCGGCGAGGTAGGTGTGCAGCGCGCCCGACATCGGCACCCGCCCGTCGCGCACTGCGGCGGTGATCTGCGTGCCGCCGACGAGCGAATCGTTCAGCGTGACCTGCACCTTGCCGTCGGTCGCCTTGGCGATCCGCTCCGGCACCTGTTCCATCATGGCGGTGTAGAGCGAGTTGGGCGACGGCAGGACGCCCATCGTCAGGTCGAAGTCCTGCGCGCTGGCGGGCGTGGCGATGGCGAAGCCGGCGGCGAGCGCCAGCACCGGCGCCG
This portion of the Acuticoccus sp. I52.16.1 genome encodes:
- the dctP gene encoding TRAP transporter substrate-binding protein DctP; this translates as MRALAAPVLALAAGFAIATPASAQDFDLTMGVLPSPNSLYTAMMEQVPERIAKATDGKVQVTLNDSLVGGTQITAAVRDGRVPMSGALHTYLAGEDPRMGLFNLPGLVDNMAEYAYLCESFWCDDVAQLWEENWNSVVLAEGAWCSQALFSKEPIRTLEDFKGKKLRVHNPQTAALMEAIGAKPAPLPLSEVPPALERGVIDGVFTSTCYGNGQEYWRLAKNVQNWKIGPITGWVILINKDTWEEIPQDLRAAIRVEMDDLQHEALYDFYTYVNAAVDEMAENGVELWTAPASEIARVTAPEYSEAAYKAFYDRAAELGFDGEAYVAKARGVLGK